From Streptomyces sp. TLI_105, the proteins below share one genomic window:
- a CDS encoding L,D-transpeptidase, with protein sequence MRILLALGAVLLSSPGVPPAPVPLPGRMADTGGGSQLITAEAPDPGATTGTLTWWDRRGGRWVAAGSAPARFGARGLAEGASRRQGTNTTPTGLYQLPYAFGVRARPAGTRFPYARVTGRSWWCQDNASRAYNRWVEGLPRDCRAAEAEHLAAYGTQYAYALVIGFNYERPVRGRGAGIFLHVDGRGATAGCVSVPAGAMRAVLAWADPARRPHIAVGTRGGPTAITRY encoded by the coding sequence ATGCGCATCCTTCTCGCCCTCGGCGCCGTCCTGCTCTCCTCCCCGGGCGTCCCGCCCGCACCCGTACCGCTGCCCGGGCGGATGGCCGACACCGGCGGGGGCTCCCAGCTGATCACCGCCGAGGCCCCGGACCCGGGCGCCACGACGGGGACGCTGACCTGGTGGGACCGGCGCGGTGGGCGATGGGTGGCGGCGGGGTCCGCGCCCGCCCGGTTCGGGGCGAGGGGGCTCGCCGAGGGCGCCTCGCGCCGGCAGGGCACGAACACCACGCCCACCGGGCTCTACCAGCTGCCGTACGCCTTCGGGGTGCGGGCGAGGCCCGCCGGGACCCGTTTCCCGTACGCCCGGGTCACCGGACGCTCCTGGTGGTGCCAGGACAACGCCTCCCGCGCGTACAACCGCTGGGTCGAGGGGCTGCCCCGCGACTGCCGGGCCGCCGAGGCCGAGCATCTCGCCGCGTACGGCACGCAGTACGCGTACGCGCTCGTCATCGGCTTCAACTACGAGCGTCCGGTGCGCGGGCGCGGGGCCGGGATCTTCCTGCACGTCGACGGGCGCGGGGCGACGGCCGGTTGCGTCTCCGTGCCGGCCGGCGCGATGCGCGCGGTCCTCGCCTGGGCGGATCCCGCGCGCCGACCGCACATCGCCGTCGGAACGCGGGGCGGTCCGACGGCGATCACGCGTTACTGA
- a CDS encoding MFS transporter — MTTSIRTESHIEGVRRPGRWLALSVLVLAVLLVAVDATVLGLATPFLSEDLKPSGTQLLWIGDVYSFVIAGLLVSMGSLGDRIGRKKLLLIGATAFGALSVLNAYATSPEMMIVARALLGVAGATLMPSTLALIRNLFHDPRERSLAIGIWGAMASAGAAVGPVVGGFLLEHFWWGSVFLINLPVMAVLVLVGAKLIPESKNPNPGPWDLPSVALSLVGVIAVVYAVKELASHGLSPDAGVAALIGAAALTWFVRRQLTLPAPLLDMRLFRHRGFSGAVLADLLTILGLSGLVFFLSQFFQLVQGRQPLEAGLAELPAAIGAVTAGLVAGVVARRFSVRSVVAGGLAAVGLSLAVLTTLDQHTGYPLLGASLLVVGVGAGFAFTVTADVILSSVPKEQAGAASAVSETAYELGAALGIAVLGSIVTGVYQGFVTPAGVPSDIASAAHESLGGAVEASGGLAPATATALVSSAQDAFVDGLRIAAGVGAAVLLATAVAAWFLLRGQKLEK; from the coding sequence GTGACCACCAGCATCAGGACCGAGAGCCATATCGAGGGCGTGCGCCGCCCCGGCCGGTGGCTCGCCCTCTCCGTGCTCGTCCTGGCCGTCCTCCTCGTGGCGGTCGACGCCACGGTGCTCGGCCTCGCCACCCCCTTCCTCTCCGAGGACCTCAAGCCCTCCGGCACCCAGCTCCTCTGGATCGGCGACGTCTACTCCTTCGTCATCGCCGGGCTCCTGGTCTCCATGGGCAGCCTCGGCGACCGCATCGGCCGCAAGAAGCTGCTGCTGATCGGCGCCACCGCCTTCGGTGCCCTCTCGGTCCTGAACGCCTACGCGACCAGCCCCGAGATGATGATCGTGGCCCGCGCCCTCCTCGGCGTCGCCGGCGCGACCCTCATGCCGTCGACCCTCGCGCTCATCCGCAACCTCTTCCACGACCCGCGCGAGCGCAGCCTCGCCATCGGCATCTGGGGCGCCATGGCCTCGGCCGGCGCCGCCGTCGGACCCGTCGTCGGCGGGTTCCTCCTGGAGCACTTCTGGTGGGGCTCGGTCTTCCTCATCAACCTGCCCGTCATGGCCGTCCTCGTCCTCGTCGGCGCCAAGCTGATCCCCGAGTCGAAGAACCCGAACCCCGGCCCGTGGGACCTGCCCAGCGTGGCCCTGTCCCTCGTCGGCGTCATCGCGGTCGTATACGCCGTCAAGGAGCTGGCCTCCCACGGCCTCTCCCCGGACGCCGGCGTCGCCGCACTCATCGGTGCCGCCGCCCTGACCTGGTTCGTCCGCCGGCAGCTCACCCTGCCCGCGCCGCTCCTGGACATGCGGCTCTTCCGCCACCGCGGCTTCTCCGGCGCCGTCCTCGCCGACCTGCTGACCATCCTCGGCCTCTCCGGCCTGGTGTTCTTCCTGTCCCAGTTCTTCCAGCTGGTCCAGGGCCGCCAGCCCCTGGAGGCCGGTCTCGCCGAACTGCCGGCCGCGATCGGCGCCGTGACGGCCGGTCTGGTCGCCGGCGTCGTGGCCCGCCGCTTCTCCGTACGGTCCGTGGTGGCCGGCGGTCTCGCGGCGGTCGGCCTCTCCCTCGCCGTCCTGACGACGCTCGACCAGCACACCGGCTACCCGCTGCTCGGCGCGAGCCTCCTCGTCGTCGGCGTGGGCGCGGGCTTCGCCTTCACCGTGACCGCCGACGTGATCCTCTCCAGCGTCCCGAAGGAGCAGGCCGGAGCCGCCTCCGCCGTCTCCGAGACCGCGTACGAACTGGGCGCCGCGCTCGGCATCGCCGTCCTCGGCTCCATCGTGACCGGCGTCTACCAGGGCTTCGTCACCCCGGCCGGCGTCCCCTCGGACATCGCCTCGGCCGCCCACGAGTCGCTCGGCGGCGCGGTCGAGGCCTCCGGCGGCCTCGCCCCCGCGACGGCGACCGCCCTGGTCTCCTCCGCCCAGGACGCCTTCGTCGACGGCCTGCGGATCGCGGCCGGCGTCGGCGCGGCGGTCCTCCTCGCGACGGCGGTCGCGGCCTGGTTCCTCCTCAGGGGCCAGAAGCTGGAGAAGTGA
- a CDS encoding 1-acyl-sn-glycerol-3-phosphate acyltransferase, giving the protein MSRLAIIKAVLGPVMRLMFRPRVEGAENIPGTGPVILAGNHLTFIDSMIMPICLDRPVYFIGKDEYVTGKGLKGRAMAWFFTSVGMIPVDRDGGRGGVAALMTGRRVLEEGKIFSIYPEGTRSPDGRLYRGRTGIARLTLMTGAPVVPFAMIGTDKIQPGGAGFPRPGKVTVRFGEAMEFSRYDGMDRDRYVLRAVTDSVMAEVMRLSGQEYVDMYATKAKAA; this is encoded by the coding sequence TTGTCCCGTCTCGCGATCATCAAGGCAGTGCTCGGGCCGGTCATGCGCCTGATGTTCCGCCCCCGCGTGGAGGGCGCCGAGAACATCCCCGGGACGGGTCCCGTGATCCTCGCGGGCAACCACCTGACCTTCATCGACTCGATGATCATGCCGATCTGCCTGGACCGTCCGGTCTACTTCATCGGCAAGGACGAGTACGTGACGGGCAAGGGCCTCAAGGGCCGGGCGATGGCCTGGTTCTTCACCAGCGTCGGCATGATCCCGGTGGACCGGGACGGCGGCCGCGGCGGTGTGGCGGCGCTGATGACGGGCCGTCGGGTGCTGGAGGAGGGCAAGATCTTCTCGATCTACCCGGAGGGCACCCGCTCCCCCGACGGCCGGCTGTACCGGGGCCGTACGGGCATCGCGCGGCTGACCCTGATGACCGGGGCGCCGGTGGTGCCGTTCGCGATGATCGGCACCGACAAGATCCAGCCGGGCGGGGCGGGCTTCCCGCGCCCGGGCAAGGTGACGGTCCGCTTCGGCGAGGCGATGGAGTTCTCCCGCTACGACGGGATGGACCGCGACCGTTACGTCCTGCGGGCGGTGACGGACTCGGTGATGGCCGAGGTGATGCGTCTTTCCGGCCAGGAGTACGTGGACATGTACGCCACGAAGGCGAAGGCGGCGTAG
- the argH gene encoding argininosuccinate lyase: protein MSSNNGDVRLWGGRFADGPAEALAKLSASVHFDWRLAPYDIAGSRAHARVLHKAGLLTEDELTRMLAGLDQLEADVADGSFVGTIADEDVHTALERGLLERLGAELGGKLRAGRSRNDQVATLFRMYLRDHARIIGGLVADLQDALVGLAEAHPDVAMPGRTHLQHAQPVLFAHHVLAHAQSLSRDAERLRQWDTRTAVSPYGSGALAGSSLGLDPEAVAKDLGFERGSVGNSIDGTASRDFVAEFAFITAMIGVNLSRIAEEIIIWNTKEFSFVTLHDAFSTGSSIMPQKKNPDIAELARGKSGRLIGNLSGLMATLKALPLAYNRDLQEDKEPVFDSCDQLEILLPAFTGMMATLTVNRDRMEELAPAGFSLATDIAEWLVKQGVPFRVAHEVAGECVKVAESEGKELDELTDEQFAKISEHLTPEVRTVLNVPGALASRDGRGGTAPSAVATQLIEVKADLVIQHAWAEAKK from the coding sequence GTGAGCAGCAACAACGGTGACGTCCGGCTCTGGGGCGGACGGTTCGCCGACGGCCCCGCCGAGGCCCTGGCGAAGCTCTCCGCTTCGGTCCACTTCGACTGGCGTCTCGCGCCGTACGACATCGCCGGATCCCGCGCCCACGCGCGCGTGCTGCACAAGGCCGGCCTGCTCACCGAGGACGAGCTGACCCGCATGCTCGCCGGGCTCGACCAGCTGGAGGCGGACGTCGCCGACGGCTCCTTCGTCGGCACCATCGCCGACGAGGACGTCCACACCGCCCTGGAGCGGGGCCTCCTGGAGCGCCTCGGCGCCGAGCTCGGCGGCAAGCTGCGCGCCGGCCGGTCCCGGAACGACCAGGTCGCGACCCTCTTCCGCATGTACCTGCGCGACCACGCCCGGATCATCGGCGGCCTCGTCGCCGACCTCCAGGACGCCCTCGTGGGCCTCGCCGAGGCCCACCCGGACGTCGCCATGCCCGGCCGCACGCACCTCCAGCACGCCCAGCCGGTGCTCTTCGCCCACCACGTCCTCGCCCACGCCCAGTCCCTCTCCCGGGACGCCGAGCGGCTGCGGCAGTGGGACACCCGGACCGCCGTCTCCCCGTACGGCTCCGGCGCCCTCGCGGGTTCCTCCCTCGGGCTCGACCCGGAGGCGGTGGCGAAGGACCTCGGCTTCGAGCGGGGCTCGGTCGGCAACTCGATCGACGGCACGGCCTCCCGGGACTTCGTCGCCGAGTTCGCCTTCATCACGGCGATGATCGGCGTCAACCTCTCGCGGATCGCCGAGGAGATCATCATCTGGAACACGAAGGAGTTCTCCTTCGTGACCCTGCACGACGCCTTCTCCACCGGCTCGTCGATCATGCCGCAGAAGAAGAACCCGGACATCGCCGAACTGGCGCGCGGCAAGTCCGGCCGCCTCATCGGCAACCTCTCCGGTCTGATGGCCACCCTCAAGGCCCTCCCGCTCGCCTACAACCGGGACCTCCAGGAGGACAAGGAGCCGGTCTTCGACTCCTGCGACCAGCTGGAGATCCTGCTCCCGGCCTTCACCGGCATGATGGCGACGCTCACGGTCAACCGCGACCGCATGGAGGAACTGGCCCCGGCCGGCTTCTCCCTCGCCACCGACATCGCCGAGTGGCTGGTCAAGCAGGGCGTGCCGTTCCGCGTGGCGCACGAGGTGGCCGGCGAGTGCGTGAAGGTCGCCGAGTCCGAGGGCAAGGAGCTGGACGAGCTCACGGACGAGCAGTTCGCCAAGATCTCCGAGCACCTCACCCCCGAGGTCCGCACCGTCCTCAACGTCCCCGGCGCCCTCGCCTCCCGCGACGGCCGCGGCGGCACCGCCCCCTCGGCGGTCGCCACCCAGCTGATCGAGGTCAAGGCGGACCTGGTGATCCAGCACGCCTGGGCCGAGGCCAAGAAGTAG
- a CDS encoding acetylornithine transaminase, with the protein MTGNTELTQRWQGSLMNNYGTPRLPLVRGEGAKVWDADGKEYLDFVGGIAVNALGHAHPAVVEAVSRQIASLGHVSNLFVAEPPVALAERLLSLFGRPGKVFFCNSGAEANEAAFKIGRLTGRSHMVATDGGFHGRTMGSLALTGQPGKQTPFLPLPGEVTHVPYGDVEALRAAVTEDTAFVIIEPVQGENGVVVPPAGYLGAAREITRATGTLLVLDEVQTGIGRCGHWFEHQAHEGVEPDVVTLAKGLGGGLPLGATVAFGEAAELFAPGHHGTTFGGNPVACAAGLAVLDTLGADAALDHVKSVGERLRQGIEGLGHPLVSHVRGAGLLLGIVLTGPLAPQVQQAAQDAGLLVNAPAPDVVRIMPPLVLTDAEADAFLQALPGVLDEANGQGRTGE; encoded by the coding sequence ATGACCGGCAACACCGAGCTGACCCAGCGGTGGCAGGGCTCGCTCATGAACAACTACGGCACCCCCCGGCTGCCGCTCGTCCGCGGTGAGGGCGCCAAGGTCTGGGACGCCGACGGCAAGGAGTACCTGGACTTCGTCGGCGGCATCGCCGTCAACGCCCTCGGCCACGCCCACCCGGCGGTCGTCGAGGCCGTGTCGCGGCAGATCGCGTCCCTCGGTCACGTCTCCAACCTCTTCGTCGCCGAGCCGCCCGTCGCCCTCGCCGAGCGGCTCCTGAGCCTCTTCGGCCGGCCCGGCAAGGTCTTCTTCTGCAACTCGGGCGCCGAGGCCAACGAGGCCGCGTTCAAGATCGGCCGGCTCACCGGCCGCTCCCACATGGTCGCCACCGACGGCGGCTTCCACGGCCGGACCATGGGCTCCCTGGCGCTCACCGGCCAGCCCGGCAAGCAGACCCCGTTCCTGCCGCTCCCCGGCGAGGTCACCCATGTCCCGTACGGGGACGTGGAGGCGCTGCGGGCCGCGGTCACCGAGGACACCGCCTTCGTCATCATCGAGCCCGTCCAGGGCGAGAACGGCGTCGTCGTCCCGCCGGCCGGCTACCTCGGGGCCGCCCGCGAGATCACCCGCGCCACCGGCACCCTGCTCGTCCTCGACGAGGTCCAGACCGGCATCGGCCGGTGCGGCCACTGGTTCGAACACCAGGCCCACGAGGGCGTCGAGCCCGACGTCGTGACCCTCGCCAAGGGCCTCGGCGGCGGCCTTCCCCTCGGCGCGACGGTCGCCTTCGGCGAGGCCGCGGAGCTCTTCGCGCCCGGCCACCACGGCACCACCTTCGGCGGCAACCCGGTCGCCTGCGCCGCCGGACTCGCCGTCCTGGACACCCTCGGCGCCGACGCGGCCCTCGACCACGTGAAGTCGGTGGGGGAGCGGCTGCGCCAGGGAATCGAGGGTCTGGGGCATCCACTGGTCTCCCACGTCCGTGGTGCGGGCCTCCTGCTGGGTATCGTGCTCACCGGGCCCCTCGCACCCCAGGTGCAGCAGGCGGCCCAGGACGCCGGCCTCCTGGTGAACGCGCCCGCCCCCGACGTCGTACGGATCATGCCTCCGCTGGTCCTCACCGACGCCGAGGCGGACGCCTTCCTCCAGGCCCTGCCCGGGGTCCTGGACGAGGCGAACGGGCAAGGACGAACCGGAGAATGA
- the argB gene encoding acetylglutamate kinase: MTNTARKHTALPKAQILIEALPWLTRHHGKTVVIKFGGNAMIDDDLKAAFAQDVVFLRHAGLKPVVVHGGGPQINRALDQAGLVSEFKAGLRVTTPEAMDVVRMVLAGQVQRELVGLLNQHGPFAVGMTGEDAHTITATKHEPVIEGERVDIGRVGEITAIETGAIEALLEDGRIPVISSIARSQDDGHVYNVNADTAAAALAAALGAETLMVLTDVEGLYEDWPNSDEVISRLTASQLEKLLPDLSSGMVPKMEGCLHAVRNGVTTARVIDGRVQHSILLEIFTDEGIGTMVVPDGQGDR, from the coding sequence ATGACCAACACCGCGCGGAAGCACACCGCCCTCCCGAAGGCCCAGATCTTGATCGAGGCCCTGCCCTGGCTCACCCGCCACCACGGCAAGACCGTCGTCATCAAGTTCGGCGGCAACGCCATGATCGACGACGACCTCAAGGCCGCCTTCGCCCAGGACGTCGTCTTCCTGAGGCACGCCGGCCTCAAGCCGGTCGTCGTGCACGGCGGCGGCCCCCAGATCAACCGCGCCCTCGACCAGGCGGGCCTGGTTAGCGAGTTCAAGGCCGGCCTCCGGGTCACCACCCCCGAGGCCATGGACGTCGTACGGATGGTCCTCGCCGGCCAGGTCCAGCGCGAGCTCGTCGGGCTGCTCAACCAGCACGGCCCCTTCGCCGTCGGCATGACCGGCGAGGACGCCCACACCATCACCGCCACCAAGCACGAGCCGGTCATCGAGGGCGAGCGCGTCGACATCGGCCGCGTCGGCGAGATCACCGCCATCGAGACCGGAGCCATCGAGGCGCTCCTGGAGGACGGCCGGATCCCGGTCATCTCCTCCATCGCCCGCTCCCAGGACGACGGACATGTCTACAACGTCAATGCTGATACGGCGGCTGCGGCACTCGCTGCGGCGCTGGGTGCCGAGACCCTGATGGTCCTGACCGACGTCGAGGGCCTCTACGAGGACTGGCCGAACAGCGACGAGGTCATCAGCAGACTGACCGCGAGCCAGCTGGAGAAGCTCCTGCCCGACCTCTCCAGCGGGATGGTCCCCAAGATGGAGGGCTGCCTGCACGCCGTACGGAACGGGGTCACCACGGCCCGCGTCATCGACGGCCGGGTCCAGCACTCGATCCTGCTGGAGATCTTCACCGACGAGGGCATCGGCACGATGGTCGTGCCGGACGGACAGGGGGACCGATGA
- a CDS encoding arginine repressor → MTDAQENEHGGPSVPQTRTARHRRIVDILNRQPVRSQSQLAKLLADDGLSVTQATLSRDLDELGAVKIRNTGGELIYAVPSEGGFRTPQAPLGESAKEERMRRLSGELLISAEASANLVVLRTPPGAAQFLASAIDQAELHAILGTIAGDDTLLLISRDPVGGQALADHLLKLAQK, encoded by the coding sequence ATGACCGACGCGCAGGAGAACGAGCACGGCGGGCCGTCCGTTCCGCAGACCCGCACCGCACGCCACCGCAGGATCGTCGACATCCTCAACCGGCAGCCGGTGCGCTCGCAGAGCCAGCTCGCCAAGCTCCTCGCGGACGACGGACTGAGCGTCACCCAGGCGACGCTCAGCCGCGACCTCGACGAGCTCGGCGCGGTGAAGATCCGCAACACCGGGGGCGAGCTGATCTACGCGGTGCCCAGCGAGGGCGGCTTCCGCACCCCGCAGGCGCCGCTCGGCGAGTCCGCCAAGGAGGAGCGCATGCGCCGCCTCTCCGGCGAGCTGCTGATCTCCGCCGAGGCCTCCGCCAACCTCGTGGTGCTGCGGACCCCGCCGGGCGCCGCCCAGTTCCTCGCGTCGGCCATCGACCAGGCCGAACTCCACGCCATCCTCGGCACCATCGCGGGTGACGACACCCTGCTGCTCATCAGCCGCGACCCGGTCGGCGGACAGGCACTCGCCGACCACCTGCTGAAGCTGGCGCAGAAGTAG
- a CDS encoding TetR/AcrR family transcriptional regulator, whose amino-acid sequence MSVDRTQVLRAAAALLTRKATATMDEVARAAGIGRATLHRHFAGRDALVRALEELGLQELEAAHDRARTGEGPADEAVRRLVAEVEPVAPLLSFLVTENQLFEGDQQNEGWERLDARVSALFRRGQEQGVFRIDLTPAWLTEAFYGLIGSGAWAVQDGRVAAKDFQYMIAELLLGGARRSVEK is encoded by the coding sequence ATGTCAGTCGATCGCACCCAGGTGCTCCGTGCCGCCGCCGCCCTGCTCACCCGCAAGGCGACCGCCACCATGGACGAGGTCGCCCGGGCCGCCGGGATCGGGCGGGCCACGCTGCACCGGCACTTCGCCGGGCGGGACGCCCTGGTGCGGGCGCTCGAAGAGCTCGGGCTCCAGGAGCTGGAGGCGGCCCACGACCGGGCCCGCACCGGCGAAGGGCCCGCCGACGAGGCCGTACGGCGGCTCGTCGCCGAGGTCGAGCCCGTCGCCCCCCTGCTGTCGTTCCTCGTCACCGAGAACCAGCTCTTCGAGGGCGACCAGCAGAACGAGGGCTGGGAACGCCTCGACGCCCGCGTCTCCGCGCTCTTCCGGCGCGGACAGGAACAGGGCGTCTTCCGCATCGACCTGACCCCCGCCTGGCTCACCGAGGCCTTCTACGGGCTCATCGGCTCCGGCGCCTGGGCCGTGCAGGACGGCCGGGTCGCCGCCAAGGACTTCCAGTACATGATCGCCGAGCTGCTGCTCGGCGGAGCGCGCAGGAGCGTGGAGAAGTGA
- a CDS encoding pyridoxamine 5'-phosphate oxidase family protein: MGKTYEHIDGRLRAFIEEQPVFFTATAPLTGDGHVNLSPKGRQGTLVVLDELTLAYVDFGGSGAETIAHLREPGNGRITLMWTAFSGPPTVVRVHGTGEVVLRDDPRWGELFARFPAEAVEGQGSARAIILVHARRVSDACGFAVPVMEYREDRSLHAEYFNRKTDEEFNAYCERKDHIGSSLDGLPGLPLPLPPLPAE, from the coding sequence ATGGGAAAAACGTATGAGCATATCGACGGGCGGCTTCGGGCCTTCATCGAGGAGCAGCCGGTCTTCTTCACCGCCACCGCCCCCCTCACCGGCGACGGTCACGTCAACCTCTCCCCCAAGGGCCGCCAGGGCACCCTCGTCGTGCTCGACGAACTGACCCTCGCCTACGTCGACTTCGGCGGCAGCGGCGCCGAGACGATCGCGCATCTGCGGGAGCCGGGGAACGGCCGGATCACGCTGATGTGGACCGCGTTCTCCGGGCCGCCGACCGTCGTGCGGGTGCACGGGACCGGGGAGGTCGTGCTGCGGGACGACCCGCGCTGGGGCGAGCTGTTCGCGCGGTTCCCGGCCGAGGCCGTCGAGGGGCAGGGCAGCGCGCGGGCGATCATCCTCGTGCACGCGCGGCGGGTCAGCGACGCGTGCGGGTTCGCCGTCCCGGTGATGGAGTACCGGGAGGACCGGTCGCTGCACGCCGAGTACTTCAACCGGAAGACGGACGAGGAGTTCAACGCGTACTGCGAGCGGAAGGACCACATCGGCAGCAGCCTCGACGGCCTGCCGGGGCTGCCGCTCCCGCTGCCCCCGCTGCCCGCCGAATAG
- the argJ gene encoding bifunctional glutamate N-acetyltransferase/amino-acid acetyltransferase ArgJ, protein MSVTAAKGFTAAGIAAGIKQNGNPDLALVVNTGPRRAAAGVFTSNRVKAAPVLWSQQVLAGGELTAVVLNSGGANACTGPKGFQDTHATAEKVAEVLNIGAGEVAVASTGLIGVLLPMDKLLPGVETAAAELSEHGGEKAAIAIKTTDTVHKTSVVTKDGWTVGGMAKGAGMLAPGLATMLVVLTTDADVDARGLDSALRTATRLTFDRVDSDGCMSTNDTVLLLASGAAGVTPAQDEFAEAVRAVCDDLARQLIGDAEGASKDIRIEVVNAATEDDAVEVGRSIARNNLLKCAIHGEDPNWGRVLSAIGTTSAAFEPDELNVAINGVWVCKNGSVGEDRDLVDMRYREVTITADLAAGTESAVIWANDLTADYVHENSAYSS, encoded by the coding sequence ATGAGCGTCACCGCAGCGAAGGGATTCACGGCGGCGGGCATCGCCGCCGGGATCAAGCAGAACGGCAACCCGGACCTGGCCCTCGTGGTCAACACCGGGCCCCGCCGCGCCGCCGCGGGAGTCTTCACCTCCAACCGCGTCAAGGCCGCCCCGGTCCTCTGGTCCCAGCAGGTCCTCGCCGGCGGCGAGCTGACCGCCGTCGTCCTCAACTCCGGCGGCGCCAACGCCTGCACCGGCCCCAAGGGCTTCCAGGACACCCACGCCACCGCCGAGAAGGTGGCGGAGGTCCTGAACATCGGCGCCGGGGAGGTCGCCGTCGCCTCCACCGGCCTCATCGGCGTCCTGCTCCCCATGGACAAGCTGCTCCCCGGCGTCGAGACGGCCGCCGCCGAACTCTCCGAGCACGGTGGCGAGAAGGCCGCCATCGCCATCAAGACCACCGACACCGTCCACAAGACCTCCGTGGTGACGAAGGACGGCTGGACGGTCGGCGGCATGGCCAAGGGCGCGGGCATGCTCGCCCCGGGCCTCGCCACCATGCTCGTCGTCCTCACCACCGACGCCGACGTCGACGCCAGGGGCCTCGACTCCGCCCTGCGGACCGCCACCCGGCTCACCTTCGACCGGGTCGACTCCGACGGCTGCATGTCCACCAACGACACCGTCCTCCTCCTCGCCTCCGGCGCCGCCGGCGTCACCCCCGCGCAGGACGAGTTCGCCGAGGCCGTACGGGCCGTCTGCGACGACCTCGCCCGGCAGCTCATCGGCGACGCCGAGGGTGCCAGCAAGGACATCCGCATCGAGGTGGTCAACGCCGCGACCGAGGACGACGCCGTCGAGGTGGGCCGCTCCATCGCCCGCAACAACCTCCTCAAGTGCGCCATCCACGGCGAGGACCCCAACTGGGGCCGGGTGCTCTCCGCCATCGGCACCACCTCCGCCGCCTTCGAGCCCGACGAGCTGAACGTCGCCATCAACGGCGTCTGGGTCTGCAAGAACGGCTCCGTCGGCGAGGACCGCGACCTCGTCGACATGCGCTACCGGGAGGTCACCATCACCGCCGACCTCGCCGCCGGCACGGAGTCCGCCGTCATCTGGGCGAACGACCTCACCGCCGACTACGTCCACGAGAACAGCGCGTACTCCTCATGA
- a CDS encoding HAD domain-containing protein yields MTKPLLLIDVDGPLNPYAARPERRPAGYETHRMSPTGWTGAKPLRVWLHPEHGGELLALAEAYELVWATTWKGEANDWIGPRLGLPELPYIDWSRMHGKAPRGTFWKTQYILEYAAGRPFAWIDDDITPYDHEYVEQNHLAAALLLRVDERIGLTRPDFDALAEWAAAL; encoded by the coding sequence ATGACGAAGCCACTGCTGCTGATCGACGTCGACGGGCCGCTGAATCCCTATGCGGCGCGGCCCGAGCGGCGCCCGGCGGGGTACGAGACCCACCGGATGAGCCCGACGGGCTGGACGGGGGCGAAGCCGCTGCGGGTGTGGCTCCATCCGGAGCACGGCGGCGAGCTGCTCGCGCTGGCGGAGGCGTACGAGCTGGTGTGGGCGACGACCTGGAAGGGCGAGGCGAACGACTGGATCGGACCCCGGCTCGGGCTGCCGGAGCTGCCGTACATCGACTGGTCCCGGATGCACGGAAAGGCCCCTCGCGGGACCTTCTGGAAGACGCAGTACATCCTGGAGTACGCGGCGGGGCGGCCGTTCGCCTGGATCGACGACGACATCACCCCGTACGACCACGAGTACGTGGAGCAGAACCACCTCGCCGCCGCCCTGTTGCTGCGCGTCGACGAACGGATCGGGCTGACCCGGCCGGACTTCGACGCGCTCGCGGAGTGGGCGGCGGCGCTGTGA